In the genome of Heliomicrobium gestii, one region contains:
- a CDS encoding DUF4255 domain-containing protein translates to MALIGNYTVFADTANTLLKLLRENLTPDPIPKPEMIGFCSPYEKGDFRLALFLYEVKEARESYMPSVGMRLQPLKVYLRFMLTAFSTVDLMNRAIDEATILGKAMQVMHQQSLLKSSALTGTLAENGEELHITLDPLSFEEIAKLWSFADVTFKPSVSYTVGPIYLDTAQSGDTARVM, encoded by the coding sequence GTGGCGCTTATCGGAAACTATACGGTCTTCGCCGACACCGCCAACACACTGCTGAAGCTGTTACGGGAAAACCTGACTCCTGATCCGATTCCCAAGCCAGAGATGATCGGTTTTTGTTCGCCCTACGAGAAAGGTGACTTCCGACTCGCCTTATTTCTGTACGAGGTGAAGGAGGCCAGAGAGTCCTACATGCCGTCAGTCGGCATGCGGTTGCAACCGTTGAAGGTGTATCTGCGTTTTATGTTGACTGCTTTTTCGACAGTGGATCTCATGAACCGGGCAATAGACGAAGCGACAATTCTCGGCAAAGCCATGCAGGTGATGCACCAGCAATCCCTGCTGAAATCTTCGGCATTGACAGGCACGCTGGCCGAAAACGGGGAGGAATTGCATATCACCCTTGATCCCCTGTCCTTTGAAGAGATTGCCAAGCTGTGGAGTTTCGCCGACGTAACCTTCAAACCATCTGTCAGCTATACCGTCGGTCCGATCTATCTGGATACGGCGCAATCGGGAGATACCGCCAGGGTGATGTAG